Below is a genomic region from Neomonachus schauinslandi chromosome 2, ASM220157v2, whole genome shotgun sequence.
gttaagcgtctgactcttgattttagctcaggtcatgatctcagggtcataagatcgagtcctgcatcagctttgcactgagtggggagtctgcttaagattctctctctgcccctccccctgccccgctcatatgtgcatgcacacatgctctctctctctcaaaaaaaaaaagatacatttgagTGATATTTAGGAAGTAAAATTGACAGAAAACTTCATAATGGAGTAAATAGAAGGTCATTGAGAGAGAACAATAgatgttttcttcagtttttggCCTAATGGAGACCCAGCTTGGTGGGGCATGGAGGATGGGGCTAGAAGAGATTTTCATGATTTTAGTTTGGGATATTGAGTATTTTAAGTGCAAGGTGAGATTTAAATCATCTGCAATTTTAAGAAGCTGCTGAATGGCTGGAACGTATACTACAGTTTAAGAACTGTTGGtatgaaagggcgcctgggtgactcggttgggtgtctgctttcggttcaggtcatgatcctggggtcctgggatcaagccccacatcaggctccatgctcagcagggagcctgcttctccctctgcctctgcctgatgctccccttgcttgtgctctctttctctgtcaaataaataaataaaattaaaaaaaaaaactgttggtaTGAAGATAAAAAAATAGTTGTAGACATACAGTTGGATATTTGGTCTGAAGTTCAGAAGAGCTGGGGTTGGAATATATAAATTTAGAGGTGGTCTGCATATAGAAGGTAAATGAAACCACAGGTGAGGATGACCGTGTGTGGAGCAAGAAGAGAAAGTAATCTAAAATTGACCATGagaattccaaaatttaaaagccaggaagaggaagacaagCATGTATGGAGTGGGAAgtgtaagaaagaaaattacgCAGTGGTAAGGcaagaagacagaggaagaaagtgtttttaaaaggagaaaatggtcATGGAAAATGAGCACTATAATTATCCATGAGACTTCCCAGCATGGAGGTGTATAGGTGACCTTTTGAAGAGCTGTTTGTAGGATGGAGGTGGGTACCCACCTGAAGAGTGAATGGGAGGTAGTGAAATATAGTCATTTCTTAAGATGTTAGCTTGGATAGCTGGACAGGGAAAGGGTTTGAGGgagggatatttttttttccccaagagggTGGAAACTTGATTGTGTTTAGGAGATTTGCATGATGGCTGCAACGGAGTGGGATGTTGAATACATGAGAGAGAGGATAATGGATAAGATCTCTGCAAGAGTGATGGGATCCAAAACTTAAGTGGAGAAATTTGTCTTAGTTATGAGGGGAGGCATGTTTAGTATAGTaggagagaacaaagaaaggagTGGATATGgatatagaggaaaaaaacactgaTGCATTGTGTGATTATGCAGTTTTGGTGACCTGGAGTCCAATGTTACCTGTTTCTGGGGAAGTGATGGGGTTTTGGACAAGAGGCCACATTCCTATCCAGCCTGCTCTTGGGCCAGCCCGGCAGTGTGCTTGACTTTTGTTCCCTTTGGTCACTAATCCTTTGGCCTCATGTAAGGCCAcccatcccttccctttcctcgGAATGAGACCTGGGCCCACGTTCCCCAATGCAGTGCATCAGCTTAGTTTCAACTTGTCtggatttcttttactttttctgcaGGGAGGGAGACCAAAACTGCAGTTACAGTCCTGATGAACTATTTTAGTAACCATTTAGATATACTatgtttttctttagaaatctaatctataattttcatttttgacaACTGAGTTCTCTAATGTACATCAACTAtaagtctgttttatttatcagAAATTTGTTAAGCTCatactgtgggccaggcactatgctaggtacTTGTTATAATGGATTAAATAAGATATGGCTGCCTTAAGGAGCTGGGAGAGACTACTACCATCACACACAGCCCTGACTTTTTTCTCTTGATAAATGCATAGACTTTAGAATATCTAGATCTGAATCCAACTTCTTTTTGCAAAAAAAGAAGGCCAAATTATTATCTCTTTGTTTGAGAATATCATGAAAGGGATCTTTATGTATTATACAACCCAAATGGTCCCTTTTCCTTATGCTCTGTTATTTTTTCATGCTGCTTCTATaattaaaatgcagaattttcCCCTCCTGAAGTAGAGTGTTTTTACTGTACATCAGGTGATCTTAACCTGGGTTTTGTAGATCTCAGTGTATCTAAGGATTGGTGGTTTTGTGAGTTCATGAACCTTCccaaattatatgcaaaattgAGTGTGTACATATGGGTTCTTAGAGTAGAAAGAGTCCTTAATTTTTTGAAACTCTCAAAGAATTCTATCACACCAAAATACTAAGAACCACTTTACTATTAAAATCCTTATATAATAGGTTTTGTCCTATGACTGTTtactattcagattttctcacaagaggaaagggaaattgAAGATGTAATATTTCATAATTGCCCTTCTTAAAACTATTTATACAGTTTTAATATCGATACAGTTTTTGAAATTGGCATTTAAACAtcaggatttctttttatgttatctAACAATATTATAACCATGCTACGGTTTTTgttgcaaatacattttttgtttgtctttagtACCAGGGCCCTCTGGTGATAATGGCATCAGTATTACCATGATCTTGATGGCCTGGATGGTTATTGCGGTGATCTTGTTTCTACTGAGACCTCCTAATCTAAGAGGATCCAACCTAACTGGCAAGCCAACCAGTCCTCATAATGTAAGTGTTGTGGATTAGAAATTCATTTGGGTAGGGGATGGGTATGGTCTGGGAACGGAAGGAGTTTGCTTGGACTGAAATAATAGAATTAGCAAAAGGAAGATTCGGCTAACGGAATAAGTTCTTCCAGTGTAGTCCTTGTCAATCTTGCAACCCCAAATGGCTTAGTCTTCATGGAGTTACATAGAGAGAAAAGCGCAGACCAGTAgtccaaaaagaattttaaaatacattccaaTCTTTACTCACATTTCAGtctctctttaataaaaaaatgatccAGTTCGTAATAATCTACAGCAGTATTTCTCAAATCTCAGTCTTCCACTCCCCAGTTCCTCACAGTTGATCCCTTGCTTCTCATGGTTCCAGCTCCCTAAATTCTCTTACTAGCTACAGTTCAAATGTTTTTCCCTCtacttcattttctccccttccGTCCTAGCTATTAAATACAATAGAGGCCCTGAGCCTATCTGGTGAAATCccattttcctcttgttttcccatCCAATCTCTTTTAAACTCTTCCAGTTCTGCGTCATAATAGGTCAACTGAACTGACAGAAGAGAGGTAGGCTCATTCAGGTTGGTAAATCTTGATAGTCACGATTACCATTTTTAGAACCTTCGagataaaaaatatgataaataaagtGACCCAACAGGGAGTTTTTGGTGCTGTCTTTAACAGAAACTTCATTGAAGGATTCCTTTTAATTGTTTTGAGAAccggtatttatatttttttcttttctatttgactTGGGTGTTACCTCTTTAAAGATATTTACATGATGAGTTCACTTGTTGAACACCAAATTATCCCACTAATTCCCTTCTCCAGCCTTCACCATGTGGAAttcctaaaataatttctttttttccacagtCTTGTATTGCTAATATTAGAAGTTTAGTTAAACTAATTCCTTATGTAGGAGAAAGCAAATGTGGAATGATAATTGGTCAGTGCTTTGGTTTGTTTAGGAATAGAACATTTAGATATGTAGCCATGCTGACTTTAAGAAAGAATGCATCATTAGCACTATATAAAAATTtgccttaaatttattttttgtttctcttggagAAGAAGTTATCCATAAAACAGCTTGTATATTGTCCTGATAAGATGCTTTCTCCTCAgtgttttttcttactttctaggTACCGTTTTATTACTTTCATATCAAAGAGCAACTTCCTCAACATTTGCAGCTAAAGAAATCCAACTTAATAAGCTGGCCTAGAAGCCATCAAAAGGGACAGAAATTTAAGATGATAGCCCCTAAACCTTACTTCATTGTAGGCCAGCAGTTCTTGGATAGTAGGCCCACTGCCCTAGGAGTAAGCAAGAAAACATACTAATTTCAAGTAGAAAATTGACCACCCTCAACCAGGGCCTCATATAACGTGTCAgagtaaataaatggaatcttccTGAAGATTCCTAAAAGCTCTGATCTTTCCTTTCCAGTTCAAATACCTTCTCTTGCAAGTAGCAAAGATCAGCTCCACCTGGTTTACACATTAGAAAATCCAGAGAGGTAGGGTCAGTGTTTAGATTGTTTAACAGTATCATCGAAGACTGACTGTCTTTCTTCATTCCATCAGCTTCCTTCCACAGTGGGCTCCCTTTGTGGTCATAGGATGCCTGCCAGTAGCAACGGGAGCCACATGCTTCCTCATTGACATTCTGTAGTGAGAAGCAAAAGTCTCTCCTTTCACTTTGTAATGTGCCCAGTCACCTTAAGCAAGAGGGATGATACTACCTTTATTGGTTTAAATGTCATCTCTGGAGCTGTCAGGGAGCGCAGTTTCATCCATATCATTTTACTGTTacatagttttcctttcttccatgccACAGGGAGGAATAAGACAAACATTGGTGAATTATAGTGTTAAGCTAGTGTTCCCTTGTGTAAAAACTTATGAAAAGTTCAAATAAGTATATGATTAGGGATtggagggttgggggaggcaTGCTGCTCAGTTCTTACTATATGTGTTAGATTGGTTGCACTGGGATTTAAGAAGTCAGTTCCATAATTTCTATCTTTCTAATGCCAGGGACAAGATCCACCAGCCCCTCCTGTGGACTAACTTTGTGATATGGGAAGTGAAAATAGTTAACACCTTGCACGACCAAATGAACGAAGATGACCAGAGTACTCTTAACCCCATTagactgtttttccttttgcatcTGCAATATGGGATGGTATTGTTTTCATGAGCTTCTAGAAATTTCACTCGCAAGCTTATTTTTGCTTCCTGTGTTTTCACCATTCCTTTTTACAGTATATTTGAGTAAGTGATTATATTAAAAAAGTTACATGGGCTTTTTTGGTTATCCTAAACTTAAACATTCCACTCATTCTGTTTGTAACTGTGGTCATAATTTTTTGTGATGATTTCTGGCCTGATTGAAGGAAATTTGAGATTctgcctttaaatattttaaatagttttgataggttttaaaattgctttttttttcataaggtATTTATAAAGTTACTTGGGGTTGTCTGAGattgtatgaaaaaaaattagagccaCACTGTATTTACATTTACCTTAATAGTTTATTTGTGGGTGGcagtttttttctagttcttgggATTGTGGCAGCCTTTGGAATATTTTACAAATCTGTGTCATCCACTACACCTGGCTTGTGTGGCTAGaaaaagaggggagaagaaatgaaatagttGTTCACTAAGTTTTTTATTCCCACAAAAATGTCTAATATTAGGAGAACTTTAAACATGATTTAAATATAGTGGGTGATTTACAGTCCATTATAGCCTTATAAGGTtcatgaaaggaggaaaaaagttaaTGCTTTCTGCCTTTGCCAGGTATATTCTATACAGTAATAATTTAAGctataatttatttgttaaatgggTGCCTCTCAGGAACCTTTTCTGTTCTAACACTTCCCTGTTAAATGGAACTATCTTAAAGCTGTATTGGGGGCCTATTGGGTTACTGACATTTGAATGCTATTTACTAatttagtctatttttttctgtgaagaaaaAATTGAGTCTCTTGTTATCCTTCTGACTTCAGAAAATATTTGATGGTTTACTCcaagggaaaaggaggaaaatgaaaaagcaatcaaGGATCTTTTTCTCACCCCTTATCTCATTCTTATTTAGTAATAAGATggattggggtggggaggagcattaatataagtaaaattttgaaatgtataaaaagtAAAAGGTTGCATTGTTTTGCTcagtttgaaagaaaatgaatacaaatgagaTAAAAACAAGTCTGCATTACCTATATggttatggaatttttttcttagcaaGTGATTACAGGTGGTTTATGGGGGCTAGAAGATATTTTGCTATCAATGTAAGGATTTTCCCCCCAGATCAGTCTAGCTTTTCACTGTATCGATCTGAGAAATTACTTGTATGAATTAATAAACTTCTCTATATCATTGTACTGTTAATAGAGTCTCTGATACAATTGTGTGACGCTCCTAGGGtattcttttcccctttattattatatacattttaggcCATAAACTTTTTAAGGGCTTCATTTCATTATGTAATCCAATATTGACTGCTTGCATTCCTTCTGTGCATCTTAGCTTTGTACTCAACTTCTTGACATAGTATCACCTACTCTTAATTACTTGTG
It encodes:
- the SMIM14 gene encoding small integral membrane protein 14, giving the protein MAEGGFDPCECVCSHEHAMRRLINLLRQSQSYCTDTECLQELPGPSGDNGISITMILMAWMVIAVILFLLRPPNLRGSNLTGKPTSPHNGQDPPAPPVD